A genomic window from Promicromonospora sukumoe includes:
- a CDS encoding phosphotransferase, which yields MNTHLDLLTGESAAGLLDAAVATAGGELVDWRVRQVDHRPGSTTTVSYRATVRWNGVERSETLGASVGRARDGRKPGVVTLSDGDATVAVWRFPGDPALPALPRAFDPAAVEELLAGLGVGPRERAHPELKVRAYRPTRRAVLEATAASARVFLKVLRPRKVADLHQRHALLSRAGLPVPRPLGWSDDGLLVLSPLHGTEMRTAVRDGARIPSPPEILDLLDRLPAEVRDLPRRPAWSESAQHYAGVIGAALPAEAARADDLAAAVAARLAERGTGTDPTHGDLYEAQIMLTDGRVTGLLDVDSAGPGHRADDLACLVAHLDVLSLVGGSDAGHVARANRMRRLAADYATGFVTEPGGRGVDPRDLAARVAGVLLSLATGPHRVQERNWQAATSRRLDVVAAWLDGSRLATAGAGAR from the coding sequence GTGAACACCCACCTCGATCTGCTGACCGGCGAGTCCGCCGCGGGGCTCCTCGACGCCGCCGTGGCGACGGCGGGTGGTGAGCTCGTCGACTGGCGGGTGCGCCAGGTGGACCACCGGCCGGGCTCGACGACCACGGTGTCCTACCGCGCGACGGTGCGGTGGAACGGCGTCGAACGCTCCGAGACGCTCGGCGCGAGCGTCGGCCGGGCGCGCGACGGCCGCAAGCCCGGCGTGGTCACGCTGTCCGACGGCGACGCCACGGTCGCCGTGTGGCGCTTCCCCGGCGACCCGGCGCTGCCCGCCCTGCCGCGCGCCTTCGACCCCGCCGCGGTCGAGGAGCTGCTGGCGGGGCTCGGCGTCGGCCCGCGCGAGCGTGCGCACCCCGAGCTGAAGGTCCGCGCCTACCGGCCCACGCGGCGTGCGGTGCTGGAGGCGACGGCGGCGTCGGCCCGGGTGTTCCTCAAGGTGCTGCGCCCGCGCAAGGTCGCGGACCTGCACCAGCGGCACGCGCTGCTGTCCCGGGCCGGGCTGCCCGTGCCGCGCCCCCTCGGCTGGTCCGACGACGGCCTGCTGGTCCTGTCGCCGCTGCACGGCACCGAGATGCGGACCGCCGTCCGCGACGGGGCCCGCATCCCGTCCCCGCCCGAGATCCTGGACCTGCTCGACCGGCTGCCCGCCGAGGTGCGCGACCTGCCGCGCCGCCCGGCCTGGAGCGAGTCGGCGCAGCACTACGCGGGCGTGATCGGGGCGGCGCTGCCCGCGGAGGCCGCCCGGGCGGACGACCTGGCCGCGGCCGTCGCCGCGCGGCTCGCGGAGCGCGGCACCGGGACCGACCCGACGCACGGCGACCTGTACGAGGCCCAGATCATGCTCACCGACGGGCGGGTCACCGGTCTGCTCGACGTGGACTCCGCGGGGCCGGGGCACCGCGCCGACGACCTCGCGTGCCTGGTCGCGCACCTGGACGTGCTGTCCCTCGTGGGCGGGTCCGACGCCGGGCACGTGGCCCGCGCGAACCGGATGCGCCGGCTCGCGGCGGACTACGCGACCGGGTTCGTGACCGAGCCCGGCGGCCGCGGCGTCGACCCGCGCGACCTCGCGGCCCGGGTCGCGGGCGTGCTGCTCTCCCTGGCCACGGGCCCGCACCGGGTCCAGGAGCGCAACTGGCAGGCGGCGACGTCGCGCCGCCTCGACGTCGTGGCGGCCTGGCTCGACGGGTCGCGCCTCGCGACCGCCGGCGCGGGCGCCCGTTGA
- the pgi gene encoding glucose-6-phosphate isomerase has protein sequence MTSEPARVPVDATTTHAWGSLTELSKNLRPDLRGWFAEDPARAGRLSHQAADLHVDLSKNLVTDDVLAALLALADEVGLAERRDAMFAGEHINVTEDRAVLHTALRRPSDEPLTVDGQDVTADVADEIAKVYAFAEKVRSGEWTGVTDEPVRTIVNIGIGGSDLGPVMAYEALEPYVQDGLEVRFVSNIDPTDVAQKTADLDPTTTLFIVASKTFGTLETLTNARLARDWLWRSLVAAGAIEDSEEGRADAVAKHFVAVSTALDKVEAFGIDPANAFGFWDWVGGRYSVDSAIGTSLAVAIGPDAFADFLGGFHAMDEHFRTEPFERNVPALMGLLNVWYVNFRDAHTHAVLPYAQQLHRFPAYLQQLTMESNGKSVRWDGTPVTTETGEVFWGEPGTNGQHAFYQLIHQGTRLIPADFIAVANPAYPLADAVGDGGAVEAGADVHGLFLANFFAQTKALAFGKTADEVRAEGVAEDLVSAKVFSGNRPTTSILAPALTPAVLGQLVALYEHITFVQGVVWGIDSFDQWGVELGKKLALEIAPAVAGDEAALAAQDPSTAALIARYRELRA, from the coding sequence ATGACCTCAGAGCCGGCACGTGTGCCTGTCGACGCCACCACCACCCACGCCTGGGGCTCGCTCACCGAGCTCTCCAAGAACCTCCGGCCCGACCTGCGCGGCTGGTTCGCCGAGGACCCGGCCCGCGCCGGCCGCCTCAGCCACCAGGCCGCCGACCTGCACGTCGACCTGTCGAAGAACCTGGTCACGGACGACGTGCTCGCGGCGCTCCTCGCCCTGGCCGACGAGGTGGGCCTCGCGGAGCGCCGTGACGCGATGTTCGCCGGCGAGCACATCAACGTCACCGAGGACCGCGCCGTGCTGCACACCGCGCTGCGCCGCCCGTCGGACGAGCCCCTGACCGTCGACGGCCAGGACGTCACCGCCGACGTGGCCGACGAGATCGCCAAGGTCTACGCGTTCGCCGAGAAGGTCCGCTCCGGCGAGTGGACGGGCGTCACCGACGAGCCCGTGCGAACCATCGTGAACATCGGGATCGGCGGCTCCGACCTGGGCCCCGTCATGGCGTACGAGGCCCTGGAGCCCTACGTGCAGGACGGCCTGGAGGTCCGGTTCGTCTCCAACATCGACCCGACCGACGTCGCGCAGAAGACCGCCGACCTGGACCCGACGACCACCCTGTTCATCGTCGCCTCCAAGACCTTCGGCACGCTGGAGACCCTCACCAACGCGCGGCTCGCCCGCGACTGGCTGTGGCGCTCGCTGGTCGCCGCCGGCGCCATCGAGGACTCCGAGGAGGGCCGCGCCGACGCCGTCGCCAAGCACTTCGTCGCCGTGTCCACCGCCCTGGACAAGGTCGAGGCCTTCGGCATCGACCCCGCCAACGCGTTCGGGTTCTGGGACTGGGTGGGCGGCCGCTACTCCGTCGACTCGGCCATCGGCACCTCGCTCGCCGTCGCCATCGGCCCCGACGCGTTCGCCGACTTCCTCGGCGGCTTCCACGCGATGGACGAGCACTTCCGCACCGAGCCGTTCGAGCGCAACGTGCCCGCGCTGATGGGCCTGCTCAACGTCTGGTACGTGAACTTCCGCGACGCGCACACGCACGCCGTGCTCCCGTACGCGCAGCAGCTCCACCGGTTCCCGGCGTACCTGCAGCAGCTCACGATGGAGTCCAACGGCAAGTCGGTGCGCTGGGACGGCACGCCCGTCACGACCGAGACCGGCGAGGTCTTCTGGGGCGAGCCCGGCACCAACGGCCAGCACGCGTTCTACCAGCTCATCCACCAGGGCACGCGGCTGATCCCGGCCGACTTCATCGCCGTGGCCAACCCCGCCTACCCGCTGGCGGACGCAGTGGGCGACGGCGGAGCGGTCGAGGCCGGCGCCGACGTGCACGGCCTGTTCCTCGCGAACTTCTTCGCGCAGACCAAGGCGCTCGCGTTCGGCAAGACGGCCGACGAGGTGCGGGCCGAGGGCGTCGCCGAGGACCTGGTCTCGGCCAAGGTGTTCAGCGGCAACCGGCCGACGACGTCGATCCTCGCCCCCGCGCTGACCCCCGCCGTGCTGGGGCAGCTCGTGGCGCTGTACGAGCACATCACGTTCGTCCAGGGCGTCGTGTGGGGCATCGACTCGTTCGACCAGTGGGGCGTCGAGCTCGGCAAGAAGCTCGCGCTGGAGATCGCCCCCGCGGTCGCGGGCGACGAGGCCGCCCTGGCCGCGCAGGACCCGTCGACGGCGGCGCTGATCGCGAGGTACCGCGAGCTGCGCGCCTGA
- a CDS encoding copper homeostasis protein CutC translates to MPPRVALELAVQDPAGAVIAADVGARRVELCSALGATGGITPSAALIEAVIDAAAVVPTSDSAPILEVHVLIRPRPGGFVYSPAEHDLMLREVILSVDAGADGVVVGALTPSGTVDVARTRALVDAADDAEVTFHRALDVVADPVAALDALAELGVARVLTSGGAARAAEGLDRLGALVERSAELGIEIMAGGGVTAADIPALLAVGVDAVHLSAKRTVKDAGGPGGGGDAGYEVTDQTLAEAAARALRTTVES, encoded by the coding sequence GTGCCCCCACGTGTCGCTCTCGAGCTCGCTGTCCAGGACCCGGCCGGGGCGGTGATCGCTGCCGACGTCGGTGCCCGGCGCGTCGAGCTCTGCTCCGCGCTCGGCGCCACCGGCGGCATCACGCCCAGCGCCGCGCTGATCGAGGCGGTGATTGACGCCGCGGCGGTGGTCCCGACGTCGGACAGCGCGCCGATCCTCGAGGTCCACGTGCTGATCCGCCCCCGGCCCGGCGGGTTCGTGTACTCGCCGGCCGAGCACGACCTGATGCTCCGCGAGGTGATCCTGTCGGTCGACGCCGGCGCGGACGGCGTCGTCGTGGGCGCACTGACGCCGTCGGGCACCGTGGACGTCGCGCGCACGCGCGCCCTGGTCGACGCCGCCGACGACGCCGAGGTGACGTTCCACCGGGCGCTCGACGTGGTCGCGGACCCGGTCGCGGCGCTCGACGCGCTGGCCGAGCTGGGCGTGGCGCGCGTGCTGACCTCGGGCGGCGCGGCCCGCGCGGCCGAGGGCCTGGACCGCCTCGGCGCCCTCGTGGAGCGCAGCGCGGAGCTCGGCATCGAGATCATGGCGGGCGGCGGCGTGACCGCCGCGGACATCCCCGCGCTGCTCGCCGTGGGCGTCGACGCCGTGCACCTGTCGGCCAAGCGGACCGTGAAGGACGCGGGCGGCCCCGGGGGCGGCGGCGACGCCGGCTACGAGGTGACGGATCAGACACTGGCCGAGGCTGCGGCCAGGGCTCTCCGCACTACGGTTGAGTCATGA
- a CDS encoding PrsW family intramembrane metalloprotease: MAIDPSAILQGRAPGRAPVGVIVGIVFASVCLLVILAFDAVTGGASFVVGLLLALLPVAVWLPLVLALDRLEPEPPNALIFAFLWGAGVAALFASILNTLGLSLLTETELTGEEEGWYLVATFGAPVVEEVLKAAVLFSMLWWRRQELNGPTDGVIYAAMVGLGFAATENVQYFVDALATDQLGYVFVLRAIVSPLLHPLCTAMTGIGVAVAALAGPGRVRRTAPLYGLLGAIALHSLWNGSTKFGLVGLAGAYLVGFVVLVVMIVVLARDRRRIVQLIEHYLPLYGPVGIVTHDDLRMLSSLPARRAARRWARSAGGRQAERAMTDYQQAATELALLHQRAGAQRDLDPHGLEQQRQYLVWVMQQARALFVARLPHPPTSPWGATGFSPPPRR, encoded by the coding sequence ATGGCCATCGATCCCAGTGCGATCCTCCAGGGTCGCGCCCCCGGGCGTGCCCCTGTCGGAGTGATCGTCGGGATCGTCTTCGCGTCCGTCTGCCTGCTGGTCATCCTCGCGTTCGACGCGGTGACGGGCGGCGCATCCTTCGTCGTCGGGCTGCTGCTGGCGCTGCTCCCCGTCGCAGTGTGGCTGCCCCTGGTGCTCGCGCTGGACCGCCTGGAGCCCGAGCCGCCGAACGCCCTGATCTTCGCGTTCCTGTGGGGCGCGGGCGTGGCGGCGCTGTTCGCCAGCATCCTGAACACGCTCGGGCTGTCGCTGCTCACCGAGACCGAGCTCACGGGCGAGGAGGAGGGCTGGTACCTCGTCGCGACGTTCGGCGCGCCCGTGGTCGAGGAGGTGCTGAAGGCCGCCGTGCTCTTCAGCATGCTGTGGTGGCGCCGGCAGGAGCTGAACGGGCCCACGGACGGCGTCATCTACGCCGCGATGGTGGGGCTCGGCTTCGCCGCGACGGAGAACGTTCAGTACTTCGTCGACGCCCTGGCGACGGACCAGCTCGGCTACGTGTTCGTGCTGCGCGCGATCGTCTCGCCGCTGCTGCACCCGCTGTGCACGGCCATGACGGGGATCGGCGTCGCGGTCGCGGCCCTGGCGGGGCCGGGCCGGGTGCGGCGGACGGCGCCCCTGTACGGGCTGCTCGGCGCGATCGCCCTCCACAGCCTGTGGAACGGCTCCACGAAGTTCGGCCTGGTCGGCCTCGCGGGCGCCTACCTGGTGGGCTTCGTGGTGCTGGTCGTCATGATCGTCGTCCTGGCCCGCGACCGGCGCCGGATCGTCCAGCTCATCGAGCACTACCTGCCGCTGTACGGGCCGGTCGGCATCGTCACCCACGACGACCTGCGCATGCTGTCCAGCCTGCCCGCCCGGCGGGCGGCCCGGCGCTGGGCCCGGTCGGCGGGCGGCCGGCAGGCCGAGCGCGCCATGACCGACTACCAGCAGGCCGCCACCGAGCTCGCGCTGCTGCACCAGCGGGCCGGCGCCCAGCGTGACCTCGACCCGCACGGCCTGGAGCAGCAGCGGCAGTACCTGGTGTGGGTCATGCAGCAGGCGCGGGCCCTGTTCGTCGCCCGCCTCCCGCACCCCCCGACGTCCCCCTGGGGCGCCACAGGCTTCAGCCCACCCCCCAGACGCTGA